From one Sylvia atricapilla isolate bSylAtr1 chromosome 21, bSylAtr1.pri, whole genome shotgun sequence genomic stretch:
- the DNAAF6 gene encoding dynein axonemal assembly factor 6, protein MDMDSVFSGSSLQSLARLLRDAPEEEDDDDDDDDVPRCSVGAMTPASVGPVKKETTSTLQMKSENKKTIWNTEEVPEGSEFDDTWDPREKPEYEISFKQHVGTEDVFFGMTGKDPSTACCEDIVIKIKLPETKYSDITLDIQDKVLDLRTPKKKLLLHLPYPVNSKEGRARFLSEEEILEVTLRLSRKFDFINFSDG, encoded by the exons ATGGATATGGACAGTGTGTTCTCGGGctcttctctgcagagccttgCCAGGCTGCTCCGTGATGCTCCAgaagaggaggatgatgatgatgatgatgatgatgtg CCACGCTGTTCTGTTGGTGCTATGACTCCTGCCAGTGTTGGACCAGTAAAGAAAGAGACCACAA GTACTTTacaaatgaaatctgaaaacaagaaaaccatTTGGAATACAGAGGAGGTCCCAGAAGGATCTGAATTTGATGATACCTGGGACCCTAGAGAAAAGCCAGA GTATGAGATTTCATTCAAGCAGCATGTGGGAACAGAGGATGTGTTCTTTGGGATGACTGGGAAAGACCCCTCCACTGCCTGCTGTGAGGATATAGTG ATTAAAATCAAGCTGCCAGAGACAAAGTACTCAGACATCACATTAGACATCCAGGACAAGGTTCTTGACCTTCGAACTCCCAAAAA gaagctgctgctgcacctcccCTACCCTGTGAACAGCAAGGAGGGTAGAGCTCGTTTTCTCTCTGAAGAGGAGATCTTGGAAGTCACCTTGAGACTATCACGGAAGTTTGATTTCATAAATTTTTCTGATGGATAG